The Xiphias gladius isolate SHS-SW01 ecotype Sanya breed wild chromosome 9, ASM1685928v1, whole genome shotgun sequence genome window below encodes:
- the lyrm1 gene encoding LYR motif containing protein 1: MTASTRRTVLSLYMRVFRIARTWQAQSGVTSDAETERKYILQEARTLFRQNQQLTEQESIKRCIEECEARIEIGLHYRNPYPRATYLPPLGLATQKGRKLRAQQRLRKQAKPIYLQSHDET, from the exons ATGACGGCCTCCACTCGCAGGACGGTGCTGTCACTGTACATGCGGGTGTTTCGCATCGCCCGAACCTGGCAGGCACAGAGTGGAGTAACAAGTGAcgcagagactgagagaaaatacaTACTTCAGGAGGCCCGCACTCTGTTCAGACAAAACCAGCAG CTCACAGAACAAGAGTCAATAAAGAGATGTATAGAAGAATGTGAAGCAAGGATAGAAATAG GTCTCCATTACAGGAACCCATATCCAAGGGCT ACCTACTTGCCACCACTGGGACTGGCAACTCAGAAGGGCAGGAAGCTGCGAGCACAGCAGCGCCTGAGGAAGCAGGCCAAGCCAATTTACTTGCAGTCACATGACGAGACCTGA